The genomic interval TTTAACTTGTTCATGTTGTACCGGTCAAGATCTACTTTCACCCCACAAACCGATCTATTGCTTGATTGCGATCGATTCACCAAATCAATTAGTTCAGTTAAAGTCGAAAATATTTTTGAAGCGTTGTTGAATACTGCAGTGTGATACATAAAAAACGACCCGTTGTCTCATTATCTTTTAAACTTATttgagacacacagacgcaccgTCGGGTTGAACCTGATCGACACAGTGTTGCGGTGGGCTGAAATCTATTGGAGAGTATAAACCGAATAAAACGCATTACACTATTCGCGAACAACCTCAATGTGGTagaagaaaaatacatgttCCCTgaccgggaatcgaacccgggccgcggCGGTGAGAGCGCCGAATCCTAACCACTAGACCACCAGGGAAGCTGGATATAGCTTTCCTGATAAAGATTGTTGTTGTCATCTAGTTCTTCTTCTTCACACGCGTCGAAAATGTTTACACACATTTGAAACTCTCAGGTGTATACCCGAACTAGTAGTGACGGGATTTGAATTATGCATCGCATGGCGCAGTTCAAAAAAACGTGAGTTTATATTAATTTACTCCTACAAGGACTAATTAATTATCACAAAAACTATCACTCCTACAGACAGACTACCTTGGTCAGGCATGAAAGAGTGTTTAATCTTGTATCATATACTTTCCAATAATTTTCTGCCACTAAGCAGTGCTGTCCTTTATGTCCTATGCAATATAAAAACAGCTTCTTACACGATGTAATCGAAGGAAGTAAGAACGAAAAGAAGCAACCGCCCAACGTGGGGCTCGAACCCACGACCCTGAGATTAAGAGTCTCatgctctaccgactgagctaGCCGGGCTTGCGCTTAATCTTAACAACAAACCACTAAAACCTTAATTTGATAGACTATAACCTATTTGAGATTACGAGCTACTGGGTATTTTTCGCAAACATGAACCGGACTGAACATTTCCTGAATTGCCTAACAAGCTATCGTTTTATCCTTAGCTTAGTTGTTATAATTACCTGTTAACAGTCCCCACTTTATCGATTAGGCGGTTTCgtctttaaacattttaatgacgGCAGGGAGGACTTGATGTCGTCACCAATTAAGAAAACGCTTCCATCGCTTCAAATTCTAATAGAAAGGTGTGCAAATCCAGTTGACCCCTCTTGCATCATTGGGGTCAGAGGATTTGCCTCAGGTGTGCGTATTTTAATATTGTCAGTTCAATAGCTGGTTATGAAACTACACTACAATCCTCACTATTCCCGCTGAACACCATTCTGTCCGTAATGTACACATTGCCAGAAAATGGCCGACAACAGCATTAAAGGGTACAATAAAGTCaaagtcattttacatttattttttatgttatgatAGCGAAATTAGTTGGCTTTTTCCAATGACATAGTAAGTATaacataatttcattaaaaaaaacagagcaacaaCATAGAACTATGCCTTGAAAAGTGGGACTAGAAAGAAATCATTATTCATTAACCAACCAATCGAAACTGAGAACACATCTGAAATAATAATCAGAGAAAATACATGACAAACTGAAGAGTGTATTTACAGCTGTTCACAGTGCTATCGTATGGTCATGGGGCAGAGGGAAGCTTGGCTTCATACGGTTACTTGTTCTGATACagacaggggacaggggacagggacAGTCCAGAGAGACACCTATGTTTACTGAAACATAGGGAGAGAGATACCAGCATCCCGCAGATACTGAGACACACCCTGACGAGACAAGAAGACTGGTCTCCCGTTGCTAGGTTACCAGCTTCTCTCCTGACGCTCCTCTTTGCTCTTTGTCCATGACACCCTTCTCAcggtcttcctctccctctgtccgcctctcctcctccatccccctctcctcctcttcctcttcctctgtgcctcGTCCCTCTCTCATGCCtgtcactctcctcctcctccctctctctctcagagcgcAGGGAAGGCAGTTTATCAGGAAGAGCAGCatggagaggcagagcagggagagcacagCGCCCACTcccacctccagctccctctctccgctcttcccctcccctctctccctctccatgccTGGGGAGAAGTAAACTCCACTCCCCTCGTGGTTTGGCGTCAGGACTGCCCTCTCCAGGTCATTTTTCAGACTGACGTTGCTGTCGCCATAGTCGCTGGAGGAGTTGCCCAGGTTACCGTCACTGTCCCCGAAATGGTTGTACAGGCCTTTTTCGGACTCCAGAAGCACCTCGGAAATTTCCAGCATTTCGAAGTCCTGCTCCTCACTCTCCACAGGCCGGAGTTCTAAGTCTAAATTCACCCTGACCCACCCGGAACCCTTCGCCAGCCTCTTGGTCCCGCCCCCTCCTCTTGCGTTGGGCTCCGCCCCCTCAATCGAGTTGGACGTTGGCTGGCAGGTTGAGACGAGGAGTTCCGCTTTCAGCAAGGGCCCTCCCCCGTCGCCCTGGGCAATGACGCGCTGGGATGGGGCGGGCGTCACGACGACCACCGTTTCGGCCATTGAGGACAGGCGTAGGGAGAAGGGGATGGAGCTGAAGGCGGAGACCAGCGAGGCCGTGTCATCACTGAACTGGAGCCAGAAGCTGAGAGATGCTTCCTGAGGGcagcacacagtacagacagtcACTCATTAGATGCTGTTAGAGCGGCACAGTGTAGACgtcattttaattcagaaatGACGTGCCCCTACTACACACCTGTCCATGGTTGTACAGTGTGTTATGAGCTGTCACCGTTGCCGTGACTACAGAGGGGTGAGCAGGGTTTGCCTTGACTGAAAGGCTAAGTCCTCCCACCAGCTGCACTGATAGGTCACCAGGTGTCACATGGTCAGCagacacaatgacatcacagctgccCAGCACACCATCCCATTGGTCAGATACAACCTGAGAACCAGAAAAACCATCCCAACATCAGATGGCAGATTTATTGTGATCCtacctatttatttatttaattctgaaaacattaaagACAGAAATTACTGCCAGCACAGAACACTCACACATAACAATTTATTCCATATTACCCTGTTTTAAATTGAGGCTTTATTCACCTTGAATGTGAAAATCAGTCTTTATTATAAATCCAATAACTTGATGCTGTCACTCAGATGGTTGTACACTCACTTGTATTGATGTGACTCCAGGCTGAAAGCCAACCAGATAGCCATGCTTGTCAAGTGCAGCCACTCTTGGTTTCTCCACCTTCAGCCAATCGCGAACAAGCTCAGTTACATCGATGAACCAATCAGGTGAGCCGAGCATGTAGGTTAGTTGGCCTGTCTCAGCTGATGGCTGGGCAGCAAATTGTGCCAACACCTGGACTGTGGATCGCTGAAAGACAGGAGAACACCTGTGTGGAAGAGAGAAAATTACAGGCACATTACACTACTTGCTTGTCAAGGCCAACATCAGTGATAGtaacatgcacatatacagcAACATTTTTACAGGAGCATTTAGGTGCGATTACCTTGTGCCTGGGCTCCAAACCCAAAACTCTGTATGTCTAGTGCTCtaaccagccaatcagctgcatGAGATCCAGAAGAGactgacacagtgcagtgcaatggGAGAGACTCACCCGCTTTCGGTGTAGTAGGTCCAGCCCTCTATGGCATTCAGCACAGGGTCGGAGAGCGAGATGACAAGGGGGACAATGGGAGCccagacggacagacagagggcGCCACTGAGCGTGCCCAGGTAAAACTCCACCCCCATGCATGTGCTGCCCACTCCTGATTCACTTCCATCAACGAAGAGGGCGGAGCAATCGCTGGACACCTACCAATCAGAGAGGAGTATGAGGACAGGATCATGAGACTAGTGAGCCCAGGAAACTGGTAGCATTGTGCCAACATGTCTGTAGCATCCCAACAATGTTTCTCAGGCACCTACAACTACGGGAGAAGGATGGCACCTGTATGCCAAATGTCTGAAATTAGGATTGGCTCTGGTCCTGGGGCCATCcatgctctcacacacctcacatgcTTCACCTCTTTAAAGGTGAGTTACTCATATAGAAGAGCCACAGGGATCATGATTACCGCTAAACGCTCTGAACCGGATCCATTCTGCCTGTGTTCCCCCTGCAGATTGGTATCTCAGTGTTTGTGAATGGATTTCATGCTAGGGCACACTTACCTTCACAATATCCTCATTAGTGGAACGGCatgtgacagcagcagtgacatcagAGACCTTCCCATCATGCTCCACTGCCAGGACaatgacaggaagtgacacgggTTGGCTGGTGAGGATGGCAGTGTTGATgattgtgctgctctgtgtaaaaaaacataAGAGAGCAACTCAGACTATGTTTGTGTGGTCTGTAAGCTAGGATGGCAGAATTTGTGATTCCTATGGAACATACTGGAGCTATACTCAATTCTTTCAATGGtgatacagtaaaaatacatgCACTAATGAAGACATACACAATACAGTGCTAGAGGGTGCAGGTGTAGAGGGACAGATGCAGACATGTATAGCATTAAAGGCACAAATCCAAGGCCTTACCTCAGTTATGGGAGCGATGCCCACtatgtctctgtctgtgaaggAGAAGGTGTTCATCACTCCGCCGTGTGGGGGAAGGTGGTTATTGCGACCTGAATATTCGACCCACCACTGGGCAGTCACTGTCATGGCAACCCCAAAACTCTTCTGTAAACCgtccacagagagacaggcgACCTCCTGAAGAACAGtggggctgggagagagaggaagacagagagacagcgatTCATCCAAGCCTCCATGGTTTGCCTTGTCATCATAGATAGTGCCACTTCAGTGGCTCATTTGTCTATCTGGTTTGTGCTTTATCCGTGTGTGAACTTTGATTTAATGAAGACACAGCAGTGGTAAATTCATTTAGCACCCGAGCCATatgtgttttactttttctcAAGATATTCGGCATCTGGTTCCTGTCAGGAGGTTCTGATTTGTATCAGAAagtcacagtgctgtctgcttTACTATGCTATGTATGTTCTGTTatagaccacaccccttcaagccagcaaatcagaacaacAAAGGTTCAACAGTGGGAGAGCAGGAACCTTTGATGTGAAGCACCCAGAGCTGACTACCTAGTCAATGCATAGAACGTGTGCAACAGCAGAGTTTCTCTGAGTACCTGTATGTTCCAGTGTGGCTGCCTGCCCTGAGACAGATGATTGAGATGATGTTGTGTTTGGATCCTGTGCTTCTCTCCAAGGTGACAGCCCAGAAATCAGAGGCCAGAGATGGCTGAGCCAGCAAGGACACAAGGCCTTTCTTCACCTTCAGTCTGACAAGGACGAGACATGGAGTAACGGATGTTTAGAGCCAGACGATATAAAAGCATGGCATTACAATTGGAGTAGCTGAAATATTAGAGGAGAAGATGATTCAGAAAATTATTGTACCTGATGACCACAAAGTCCCCAGTGAAATTTGATCTCACGCTGACGGACACTCCAATTGGTTGACCAGCGCGGACTGGCCCCCTGCGGTAGCCAATCACCACGTTTGGATCCACCCTTAGCTCCTCCTGTTCCTGCCCATCTGAACACCCCACTTCGTCTCTCGACCTgttcttctctgtctttgtctcctCCAGGGTCACAGCTCCGATGTGATAGAGTCTTTTCTGAGAGTGCTGCATTTTGTCCTCCTCACAGCCAGGGGGTGATAGTTTAAGGTTTGCGATGGAGCCAGGGGAAGAGTAGTAGAGCTGTATTTGGTCTGCGGAGTGGCTCTGTTTACTTTTGAGGAAGGCTGGGGTGTCCCACTGCCGCCGGCCCCggtgcctgtgcctgtgtctgtgtgcgtattGCAGTCTCTCAGAGTGTCTTTGGTTCAAAGTGCTCCTCTTTTCCGCTGCAAACCAGTCTtttggaagagggagagagatgacaCACAATCCCAGCGGAGGCTGAAAATGAAGGAGTAGAAGAGATGGAAGAAAACGTGCAACCGCCCACACACACGAAGCAACACAGGTGTACATGCTGTACAGGGTACCTGTGTCATGcaagtggcttttttttcttctgtctcctTAAATGCATGTAGTGTGACACAGCTCCCCCTAGTGGGATCTCCACGCCAGTGAAACAAAACTCGAACCTTGaacttctctcctctctctcctttcctctctctttcaacaGTTTTAGAGAGGAGAGAAGCCGtcagaggtggggagagagggaggatggggCTGGAGACCAGCTGaaacatagagagagagagaggagggcacAAAGTTAATTTGGTCTGGTATAGATAGTGACAAATGACATGACATCATTTGCTCAGCCAGAATTCTCTCCTTCTTGCACATAAAAAGTCACTTtctatgtgtgtacatgcatgtatgtgtgtgtgtgtatctgtattgCATACAAACTCAGGCATTTTATCAAAGGTGTGCATGTAACCTGGTTTACCTGTGTGACGGAGTAAGGCCCGAATGAAGCCCGGACCCCTGCTTTGGAGGTCGCCCCTGCCagaggctgcaggagcagggactgggagagggagaacgGGGTGGAGTTGGAGAAGAGGAGGCCCAGGTCggactgggagagggggagagagtgccAGGGAGGGGGGACGCTTATCTgggctgggagggagagagagggggggagctGAGCGCAGGCTGTGTGCCAGGAGATGGAGgaaaatcacaacaaaaatgaCTTTATACATGACAGcaaccacaaacacatttgcatgaaTTATGTCTTAgattaatttggaaaaaaacacaaattttgaATTCACTCACCGGCGGCCACGAGCCAGCAGAAGGCTATTACCACTGGCCCCACCACTCGCCCACACAGTGCACTGGGGCGGCTGGCCACACccatcactgcagctctgtcacaTGACAAAACCACATGACCCTCTGACAGTTGGAATGCAATGCTCACTTAGACTGAACAGTGCTGGTGGGAGGTAGAGACTAGGGCCACAGTCTGTGGGCCATCAAggtcatcctcatcatcatctttaTCATTTTCCTTGCCACAGTCATAATCATCTGCTACATAACTGTAACCACCGGCATTACCTTACCTATCAGTCCTACAATCATTAATACGACCCGTAGCTCCAGCTGGGCTcgcagcgtagcatagtggtaaaggagcaaggcttgtaactgaaaggttgctggttcgattccctgctggggcactgctgctgtacccttgggcatggtacgTAAccgacaattgcctcagtaaatatgcatctgtataaatgaaaaccatgtaaaaactgtaacatacgTAAGTTACAaatcgtctgctaaatgacagtgatgtgaTAGTGTttcctgggggagggggggggctctgaGATTAGAGGTTCTCTGCAGTGCACAGCTGCACGTAAGACTTCTTTAGGTGATTAATCTTACGAGAGAAGAGCCCGGCGGTGACACAGTATTCTGCACACAGAAgcaaatggcaataatattTTGATGACAGCTTGAAACTTGGAGATCCTGTGTAAATCATGAACAACTCAATGATTCTAAGCTCAGATGAACACAGGCAGGTTTCACCATACAGGAGAGCCACAGAGTTAAGAGTAATTCACCACTTCTCAAAGGCATTCATCAAACTGATGCCAACGACTCTGCTTGTTAGTAAGACAACAGTGACTGGTTAAAGAGATGAgccataattacattttgactGGCCCAGCCCACACAATAAAGttatattgagaatatattttagagaacaCATTTAAGCTCAAACATTATATCcaaaacatgtaatttattgCTGTATATTACAATATGCTTTGGCTTTATATCAATGGctgaacaatatatttattgcaatatatttcatttttgcacagGTGATTATGCTCACCCCTGTAAAGTGGCAGGATCACATGAGACAGGAACTCTCTTTCCTTTATATTACAAGCAGAACCCGGAACCCCAATGGAACTCGATTTCCCATCATTACCTCTGTGTAACATCCCAAAACGCGTTTCTGTTGAACAGCTGTTAACCCGAAACAGGCAGAGATGGGCATGTGACTGACATCTCCTcaacacacaacattctcacaacattTCTGCAACACAGTATCAACattgtcacactgctgctgtgtagaTAGGGACACACCTTGGGTCATACAGTTACTTTCTTACCTGTCTTTACCTTATATTTACAATACAAGGCAAAAACCATG from Megalops cyprinoides isolate fMegCyp1 chromosome 22, fMegCyp1.pri, whole genome shotgun sequence carries:
- the tmem132a gene encoding transmembrane protein 132C, producing MGVASRPSALCGRVVGPVVIAFCWLVAAACAQLPPSLSLPAQISVPPPWHSLPLSQSDLGLLFSNSTPFSLSQSLLLQPLAGATSKAGVRASFGPYSVTQLVSSPILPLSPPLTASLLSKTVERERKGERGEKFKVRVLFHWRGDPTRGSCVTLHAFKETEEKKATCMTQPPLGLCVISLPLPKDWFAAEKRSTLNQRHSERLQYAHRHRHRHRGRRQWDTPAFLKSKQSHSADQIQLYYSSPGSIANLKLSPPGCEEDKMQHSQKRLYHIGAVTLEETKTEKNRSRDEVGCSDGQEQEELRVDPNVVIGYRRGPVRAGQPIGVSVSVRSNFTGDFVVIRLKVKKGLVSLLAQPSLASDFWAVTLERSTGSKHNIISIICLRAGSHTGTYSPTVLQEVACLSVDGLQKSFGVAMTVTAQWWVEYSGRNNHLPPHGGVMNTFSFTDRDIVGIAPITESSTIINTAILTSQPVSLPVIVLAVEHDGKVSDVTAAVTCRSTNEDIVKVSSDCSALFVDGSESGVGSTCMGVEFYLGTLSGALCLSVWAPIVPLVISLSDPVLNAIEGWTYYTESGCSPVFQRSTVQVLAQFAAQPSAETGQLTYMLGSPDWFIDVTELVRDWLKVEKPRVAALDKHGYLVGFQPGVTSIQVVSDQWDGVLGSCDVIVSADHVTPGDLSVQLVGGLSLSVKANPAHPSVVTATVTAHNTLYNHGQEASLSFWLQFSDDTASLVSAFSSIPFSLRLSSMAETVVVVTPAPSQRVIAQGDGGGPLLKAELLVSTCQPTSNSIEGAEPNARGGGGTKRLAKGSGWVRVNLDLELRPVESEEQDFEMLEISEVLLESEKGLYNHFGDSDGNLGNSSSDYGDSNVSLKNDLERAVLTPNHEGSGVYFSPGMERERGEGKSGERELEVGVGAVLSLLCLSMLLFLINCLPCALRERGRRRRNK